In Cytophagales bacterium, the following are encoded in one genomic region:
- the mnmE gene encoding tRNA uridine-5-carboxymethylaminomethyl(34) synthesis GTPase MnmE, producing the protein MNAIHDTIVALSTPSGVGAIAVIRLSGKEAITIANDLFEGKDLTQAATHTLHFGSIKQGEEVLDEVVASIFKGPRSYTKENVVELSCHASPYIIEQLLQLTITKGARMAMPGEFTQRAFLNGRFDLAQAEAVADLIAAENKAAHGNAIRQMRGGFSGEIKEFREKLIHFASMIELELDFSEEDVEFASRDELRTLVNQLMVPINGLIRSFELGNVIKNGIPIVIAGKPNAGKSTLLNALLNEERAIVSNIAGTTRDVIEDVMNIDGITFRFIDTAGLRDTDDEIEAIGVSRTKEQMQKASVILYLIDLERADLEETQQEIAGLKSEDTPYLLIGNKADIASEDIKNEVANNDGLLISAKKKTDLEGLNQQLMKVVDLEGLNAEATFVTNSRHVSVLKSTNEALQRVINGINSQITNDFLAMDIRQALHHLGEITGEITTDDLLDNIFSKFCIGK; encoded by the coding sequence ATGAATGCTATACATGATACCATAGTGGCTTTATCTACTCCCAGTGGAGTTGGAGCCATTGCCGTGATCCGCCTTTCCGGGAAGGAAGCAATTACGATTGCTAATGACCTGTTTGAAGGCAAAGACTTGACTCAGGCAGCCACACACACGCTTCATTTTGGATCAATAAAACAGGGAGAAGAGGTACTGGATGAAGTCGTGGCATCTATTTTTAAAGGCCCCCGATCTTATACCAAAGAAAATGTGGTCGAACTGAGTTGTCATGCTTCACCTTACATCATAGAGCAGTTATTGCAGCTCACCATTACCAAGGGTGCCCGAATGGCAATGCCCGGGGAATTCACACAAAGGGCATTTCTCAACGGTCGGTTTGATCTGGCTCAGGCGGAAGCAGTTGCCGATCTGATCGCGGCAGAGAATAAAGCAGCTCACGGCAATGCTATCCGGCAAATGCGAGGTGGCTTCTCAGGGGAAATCAAGGAATTCCGGGAAAAGCTGATCCACTTTGCCTCAATGATTGAACTGGAGTTGGACTTCTCCGAAGAGGATGTTGAATTTGCTAGTCGAGACGAATTAAGAACACTCGTCAATCAATTGATGGTACCGATCAATGGCCTGATCAGAAGTTTTGAGTTAGGTAATGTGATCAAAAATGGTATTCCAATCGTGATCGCTGGAAAACCCAACGCCGGTAAGTCCACCCTCCTCAATGCCCTGCTTAATGAAGAACGTGCGATTGTATCCAACATTGCCGGAACTACCCGAGACGTGATTGAAGACGTCATGAATATCGACGGCATAACCTTCCGATTCATTGATACGGCAGGCTTGCGGGATACCGATGATGAAATTGAAGCCATTGGTGTTTCGCGCACCAAAGAGCAGATGCAAAAGGCGTCTGTGATCCTCTATCTGATTGATCTAGAGCGTGCTGACCTGGAAGAAACGCAACAAGAAATTGCTGGCCTTAAATCAGAAGACACCCCTTATCTACTCATTGGCAACAAAGCAGATATCGCCTCAGAGGACATTAAAAACGAGGTAGCTAACAACGACGGACTTCTGATTTCCGCCAAGAAAAAAACGGATCTGGAGGGATTGAATCAGCAACTGATGAAAGTTGTGGATCTGGAAGGATTAAATGCCGAAGCCACCTTTGTGACCAACTCCCGACATGTCAGTGTGTTGAAAAGCACCAATGAAGCACTGCAACGCGTTATTAACGGCATTAATAGCCAAATCACCAATGACTTTCTGGCCATGGACATTCGCCAAGCTTTACATCACCTCGGAGAGATCACCGGAGAAATCACCACCGACGACCTGCTTGACAACATTTTCAGTAAGTTTTGTATTGGGAAGTAG
- a CDS encoding metal ABC transporter ATP-binding protein: protein MTENQNKISALEIHDLTVSYDKKPVLWGVDLEVPKGAIAGIIGPNGAGKSTLIKSVMGLLPLSSGYVKLFDQDLDDVRQRVSYVPQRETVDWDFPASVMDVVLMGRYGNLGLFKRPRKADREAAAYSLEQVGMEPFKDRQISQLSGGQQQRVFLARALTQQADIYFMDEPFAGVDAATEKAIIQILKKLASDGKTVIVVHHDLQSVSTYFDWLIMLNLRLVASGPTQEVFQPELLEETYGGKLTLLTEVGELLRKGQYPSRDLL, encoded by the coding sequence ATGACAGAAAATCAGAATAAAATATCAGCCCTCGAAATCCATGATCTCACGGTAAGCTATGACAAAAAACCGGTGTTGTGGGGAGTCGATCTGGAAGTTCCTAAAGGAGCCATCGCCGGGATTATCGGTCCGAATGGCGCTGGCAAATCAACGCTGATCAAGTCAGTGATGGGGCTCCTCCCCTTGAGTTCTGGTTACGTCAAACTTTTTGATCAGGACCTTGATGATGTTCGCCAACGCGTTAGCTACGTCCCACAAAGAGAGACCGTCGATTGGGACTTCCCTGCTTCAGTGATGGACGTGGTATTGATGGGTCGATATGGCAACCTGGGATTATTCAAACGACCCAGAAAAGCTGACCGGGAAGCAGCAGCCTATTCACTGGAACAGGTAGGCATGGAACCTTTTAAGGACCGTCAAATATCCCAGCTTTCAGGAGGGCAACAACAACGTGTTTTCCTGGCTCGGGCACTGACGCAGCAAGCCGATATTTATTTCATGGACGAGCCTTTCGCCGGAGTGGACGCTGCTACAGAAAAGGCCATTATTCAAATCTTAAAGAAGCTCGCGTCAGATGGTAAAACCGTCATTGTAGTACATCACGACCTACAGTCTGTCTCCACTTATTTTGATTGGTTGATCATGCTCAATCTACGTCTGGTGGCTTCGGGCCCTACCCAAGAAGTATTCCAGCCTGAGCTGTTGGAAGAGACTTATGGTGGTAAACTCACGCTACTTACAGAAGTGGGAGAATTGTTAAGAAAAGGCCAATATCCCAGTCGGGATCTGTTATAG
- a CDS encoding OsmC family protein: MDHHYKANLIWTGNKGQGTSGYQAYERSYQIQIDGKPSIAGSSDPAFLGDPTKSNPEDLLLAAVSSCHMLWYLHLCAVNGIVVVNYLDRAEGTMKLNEDGSGAFTSLKLHPEVVVSEERMIPKAEELHSEANRKCFIANTLNIKVWHAANITVAQS; this comes from the coding sequence ATGGACCACCACTATAAAGCCAATTTAATTTGGACCGGTAATAAAGGACAAGGCACGTCAGGCTACCAGGCCTATGAACGTAGCTATCAAATTCAGATTGACGGAAAGCCGTCCATTGCTGGTTCCTCAGACCCAGCCTTTTTAGGGGATCCCACAAAGAGTAATCCGGAAGATTTATTGCTGGCGGCTGTTTCATCTTGCCACATGCTATGGTACTTGCATTTGTGTGCAGTGAACGGTATCGTGGTGGTGAACTATCTTGATAGGGCAGAGGGTACCATGAAACTGAACGAGGATGGCAGTGGTGCCTTTACCAGTTTGAAGTTACATCCCGAGGTAGTTGTATCGGAGGAACGCATGATCCCAAAGGCGGAGGAATTGCATTCGGAGGCGAATAGGAAATGTTTTATTGCCAATACCTTAAATATCAAGGTGTGGCATGCGGCTAATATCACTGTCGCTCAATCCTAA
- a CDS encoding 2,3,4,5-tetrahydropyridine-2,6-dicarboxylate N-succinyltransferase has product MELQSLIEKAWDDRSLINDPEYSNAITSIVEQLDLGKLRIAEPTDDGWKVNEWLKKAVILYFPLMKMELIEVGPFQFHDKIKLKSNYDQLGVRVVPHAIARYGSYVSPNTVLMPSYVNIGAYVGGGTMVDTWATVGSCAQIGNNVHLSGGVGIGGVLEPIQAAPVIIEDNAFIGSRCIVVEGVRVGKEAVLGANVVLTGSSKIIDVTGDEPVEYKGYVPERSVVIPGTIPKKFPAGEYQVPCALIIGKRKESTDKKTSLNTALRENDVAV; this is encoded by the coding sequence ATGGAGTTACAATCTCTGATAGAAAAGGCCTGGGATGACAGGTCTTTGATCAACGACCCTGAATACAGTAATGCGATCACAAGCATTGTAGAGCAGCTTGATCTTGGGAAGCTTAGAATTGCTGAACCCACAGATGACGGTTGGAAGGTAAATGAGTGGTTGAAGAAAGCAGTGATTCTTTACTTCCCATTGATGAAAATGGAACTGATCGAAGTGGGTCCGTTTCAGTTTCATGACAAAATAAAATTGAAGTCTAACTATGATCAACTTGGTGTACGGGTTGTTCCTCATGCCATAGCACGGTATGGTTCTTACGTCAGTCCAAATACAGTACTTATGCCATCGTATGTGAATATAGGAGCTTACGTAGGAGGAGGTACCATGGTTGACACCTGGGCTACAGTTGGTAGTTGTGCGCAAATAGGAAATAACGTACACCTCAGTGGTGGTGTGGGTATTGGTGGTGTCTTAGAGCCAATTCAAGCCGCGCCAGTAATTATTGAAGATAATGCATTTATTGGTTCTCGTTGCATAGTAGTTGAAGGAGTAAGAGTTGGTAAAGAAGCGGTTCTTGGAGCTAACGTTGTATTAACGGGTAGTTCGAAAATCATTGATGTAACTGGTGACGAGCCCGTTGAATACAAAGGTTATGTCCCTGAGCGCTCAGTAGTAATTCCTGGAACCATCCCTAAGAAATTTCCTGCAGGTGAATATCAAGTTCCTTGTGCGTTGATTATTGGGAAACGTAAGGAAAGTACGGATAAGAAAACTTCTTTAAATACGGCACTTCGTGAAAACGATGTAGCGGTATAA
- a CDS encoding GNAT family N-acetyltransferase, with product MKNVDEHEIDLLVEAFFAAFTTTGEHVGNLRNIFDPRGQVTHFQPGETATFHISEFVSSRESILQSGVYQEFKEYELSSKTVIDGNRAVRIATYQKEGIKDGKPFSIKGTKDFQFVKYHTKWKFLSFSWEDHSPQRPVELRLVTEGDAPLLFELMTSEKWLTHIGDRGVYSMNDARQYILDKMHPDLSQKGFVNHVIIDPVTNSAVGTCSLHDREGVDGLDIGYAILEAYEGQGYASSGAQKMIELAFHDYDADKVGAITTDENVVSCRVLEKLGFLHNGYIQLPGSEEQLRYYVIT from the coding sequence ATGAAAAACGTAGATGAGCACGAAATAGACCTACTGGTTGAAGCCTTTTTTGCTGCCTTTACAACCACAGGGGAGCATGTCGGAAATTTGAGGAATATTTTTGACCCGCGAGGCCAGGTAACGCATTTTCAGCCCGGTGAAACAGCAACCTTTCATATTTCCGAATTCGTTTCATCCCGTGAATCCATTCTCCAATCAGGGGTATATCAGGAGTTTAAAGAGTATGAACTGTCCTCGAAAACCGTGATTGATGGAAATCGCGCCGTTCGTATAGCTACTTATCAAAAAGAAGGTATAAAGGACGGAAAGCCATTTAGCATAAAGGGAACAAAGGATTTTCAATTCGTAAAATATCATACCAAATGGAAGTTCTTGTCCTTTTCCTGGGAGGACCATAGTCCTCAGCGACCCGTGGAATTGAGACTGGTAACAGAGGGAGATGCTCCGCTACTTTTCGAATTGATGACCAGCGAGAAATGGTTGACGCATATCGGAGATAGAGGAGTCTATTCCATGAATGATGCCCGTCAATATATCTTGGATAAGATGCATCCTGACTTGAGCCAGAAAGGATTTGTGAACCACGTAATCATCGATCCGGTAACCAATTCGGCAGTAGGCACATGTAGTTTGCATGATCGTGAAGGCGTGGATGGACTTGATATTGGATATGCCATTTTAGAGGCTTATGAAGGTCAAGGTTATGCCTCTTCAGGAGCACAGAAGATGATTGAGTTAGCCTTTCATGATTATGATGCGGATAAAGTAGGTGCCATTACCACCGACGAAAATGTTGTTTCCTGTCGTGTATTGGAAAAACTAGGTTTCCTTCACAATGGATACATCCAACTCCCCGGAAGTGAAGAGCAGTTGAGGTATTATGTGATTACATAA
- a CDS encoding metal ABC transporter permease — MDALIIIATGCLVAISCGILGSFLVLRKMAMVSDAISHAVLPGIVIAFLLGSDMDSLGMVLGAGLIGILTTFLIEFFHQKGKLQTDASIGVTFTWLFALGVILISYYAGDAHIDEDCVLYGEIAYTPLDLIYLENGTILGPKALIVLSVILLLILAFVVLAWKEFFITSFDPAFSISVGISSTIWHYVLMSLVSLTTVASFESVGAILVVAFLITPAATAYLITTNLMKMIYYSCFFGTLSAIFGYYLAYAIDGSIAGAMATVAGIMFFIVFLVQQFQKKRIRATV; from the coding sequence ATGGATGCACTGATCATCATCGCTACTGGTTGTTTGGTTGCCATCAGCTGTGGCATTTTGGGCAGCTTTTTGGTATTGCGAAAAATGGCGATGGTCAGCGATGCCATCTCTCACGCCGTATTACCGGGCATTGTCATTGCATTTCTACTTGGCAGCGACATGGACAGCCTGGGCATGGTGCTAGGTGCCGGACTGATCGGCATATTGACTACCTTCCTGATCGAATTTTTCCACCAAAAAGGGAAACTTCAGACAGATGCGAGCATTGGTGTAACTTTTACCTGGCTGTTTGCTCTTGGAGTAATACTCATCTCTTACTATGCCGGAGATGCACATATAGATGAAGATTGTGTGCTTTATGGAGAGATCGCCTATACGCCACTGGACCTGATTTATTTAGAAAATGGAACAATCCTGGGACCCAAAGCGCTGATTGTACTCAGTGTGATCCTACTCTTGATTCTAGCTTTTGTGGTCCTGGCCTGGAAAGAATTTTTCATCACTTCTTTTGATCCCGCGTTTTCAATTTCCGTGGGCATCTCCAGTACTATATGGCATTACGTATTGATGAGCCTGGTGTCATTGACTACCGTTGCCTCCTTTGAATCTGTGGGGGCCATTCTTGTTGTGGCATTTCTGATCACTCCAGCGGCTACTGCCTATCTGATTACGACAAACCTGATGAAAATGATCTACTACAGTTGCTTCTTCGGAACGCTTTCGGCGATTTTCGGCTATTATTTGGCTTATGCCATCGATGGGTCCATAGCAGGGGCCATGGCCACGGTTGCGGGAATCATGTTCTTTATCGTTTTCCTGGTCCAGCAATTTCAGAAAAAACGTATTAGAGCTACAGTTTAA
- a CDS encoding DUF6090 family protein has protein sequence MKNINWIDHLLNFVSVILGVSMAFYASNWSDDRKNKDESIRIVESLISEIEQDLRVYENHQLTRNRKQSENLNRAIGKIQKSDLDSLPHLIQRGIGYTNYYPRKATFNSITSSGKFGLIEDYDLQIQISSYYEATAVEARYRGETQVDFYKEHFMPMIIESTDLLNPKIEDIDLKKLTNMLLLYQNMINAKVSKYEEVVEKGKALSDSLAAYKDQLL, from the coding sequence GTGAAGAACATCAACTGGATCGACCACCTACTCAACTTTGTCTCTGTGATTCTGGGAGTTTCCATGGCCTTTTATGCCAGTAACTGGTCCGATGACAGAAAAAACAAAGATGAATCCATCCGAATTGTCGAATCACTCATTTCAGAAATTGAACAGGACCTCCGTGTTTACGAAAATCATCAGTTAACACGCAATCGCAAGCAATCGGAAAATTTAAACCGGGCAATTGGGAAGATCCAGAAAAGTGATCTGGACAGCCTTCCACATCTCATTCAGCGAGGCATCGGCTACACCAATTATTACCCACGCAAAGCCACCTTTAATTCCATAACTTCTTCTGGAAAGTTTGGGTTAATTGAAGATTACGATCTGCAGATTCAAATATCATCTTACTATGAGGCTACGGCAGTGGAAGCCAGGTACAGAGGGGAAACCCAGGTCGATTTTTATAAAGAACACTTTATGCCCATGATCATCGAAAGCACGGACCTACTCAATCCGAAGATAGAAGATATCGACCTTAAAAAGCTAACTAACATGCTCCTCCTCTACCAAAACATGATCAATGCCAAAGTATCCAAGTATGAGGAAGTGGTAGAAAAAGGCAAAGCTTTGTCAGACAGCCTGGCTGCGTACAAAGACCAACTTCTATGA
- a CDS encoding iron chelate uptake ABC transporter family permease subunit, with translation MKEIIIDFFTFSHPNIKYVVFGTMLLSVSSSIVGCFTFLKKKALVGDVVSHAVLPGICLSFLVAGYKNPLLIIIGAFISGWISIVTMDYIVRNSKIKEDTATGLSLSVFFGVGILLLTYIQHSGNANQTGLDAFLFGKAAALVGADLYAFGTIAIIILVVVALFYKEFKLLAFDIPFAKAIGMPTRTIELLLTSITVMAVVTGIQAVGVVLMAAMLITPAAAAKFWTNRLSKMLILAAIFSAFSGFTGAFISYLKPSLPTGPWMVMVLSMIAILSFFFAPERGIAIKAIRQRRIKRQFLEENLLKTFYALKEKEGDFHAPISPDEILEKRTFSLAQLNQGLKRLKRHGFLRPDEANWRLTKDGLRKGKRIQRLHRLWELYLTEYLRIAPDHVHEDAESIEHIITPELEIKLENLLKNPSRDPHDSIIPAK, from the coding sequence ATGAAAGAGATCATCATCGATTTTTTCACCTTCTCGCATCCCAATATCAAATATGTGGTCTTCGGAACGATGTTGCTTTCCGTCTCGTCTTCAATAGTGGGTTGCTTCACATTTCTCAAAAAGAAAGCATTGGTCGGCGATGTGGTTTCTCATGCCGTCTTACCGGGCATTTGTCTCTCATTTCTGGTGGCTGGCTATAAAAACCCGCTCCTGATCATTATTGGTGCTTTTATCAGTGGCTGGATATCGATTGTCACCATGGATTACATCGTCAGAAACTCTAAAATCAAGGAAGATACAGCTACAGGGCTCTCTCTATCCGTCTTTTTCGGTGTTGGAATTCTACTCCTCACCTACATCCAACATTCCGGGAATGCGAACCAAACCGGCCTGGATGCTTTCTTATTCGGTAAAGCTGCTGCACTTGTTGGAGCGGATCTCTACGCCTTTGGCACCATCGCTATCATCATTTTAGTAGTTGTGGCTTTATTCTACAAAGAATTTAAACTTCTGGCCTTTGATATACCGTTTGCGAAAGCCATTGGTATGCCTACACGAACAATAGAATTGCTACTTACTTCTATTACTGTGATGGCGGTTGTGACTGGAATACAAGCCGTGGGTGTGGTTTTAATGGCTGCCATGCTGATCACACCAGCCGCAGCAGCCAAATTCTGGACCAACCGGTTGAGCAAAATGTTGATCCTGGCCGCTATTTTCAGTGCTTTTTCCGGATTTACCGGCGCTTTCATTTCTTATCTGAAGCCATCGCTTCCGACTGGTCCATGGATGGTCATGGTACTGTCCATGATAGCCATACTCTCATTTTTCTTCGCACCGGAAAGAGGTATCGCAATCAAAGCCATTCGGCAAAGGCGGATCAAGCGACAGTTCCTGGAAGAGAACTTATTAAAGACCTTCTATGCTTTGAAAGAGAAAGAAGGTGATTTCCACGCTCCCATTTCTCCTGACGAAATCCTTGAGAAACGTACTTTTTCTCTGGCACAGCTCAATCAAGGCTTAAAAAGGCTGAAAAGGCATGGTTTTTTGAGGCCCGATGAGGCTAACTGGCGACTGACTAAGGATGGCTTAAGAAAAGGAAAACGAATCCAGCGATTGCACCGTCTTTGGGAACTATACCTTACAGAATACCTGCGCATTGCTCCGGATCATGTTCATGAAGATGCAGAGTCTATCGAACATATCATCACGCCAGAATTGGAAATCAAACTGGAAAACCTGTTGAAAAACCCTTCAAGGGATCCGCATGACTCTATTATCCCCGCAAAATGA
- a CDS encoding pyridoxamine 5'-phosphate oxidase family protein yields MLNDSIKESLEQCVLCWLATVDENGIPNVSPKEAFLPWEDRYVIIANIASPGSVRNIRQNDQVCVSVLDILVQKGHKMKGTAAIIDSSHEGFNTMKAALDELTMGKFPFNQIIRVEIQEVTPIIAPSYHLYPKQTEAEIVEASKKQYGLN; encoded by the coding sequence ATGCTTAACGACTCAATCAAGGAAAGTTTAGAGCAATGTGTATTGTGCTGGCTGGCGACAGTCGACGAAAATGGAATACCCAATGTTTCTCCCAAAGAAGCGTTTTTGCCTTGGGAAGATCGGTATGTGATCATTGCGAACATCGCATCGCCAGGCTCTGTTCGAAACATCCGTCAGAATGATCAGGTTTGTGTTAGTGTCCTGGATATACTGGTGCAGAAAGGCCATAAAATGAAAGGTACAGCGGCAATCATCGATAGTAGTCACGAGGGGTTCAATACAATGAAAGCGGCACTTGATGAATTGACCATGGGAAAGTTTCCTTTTAATCAGATCATTCGAGTTGAAATACAGGAAGTTACTCCCATTATTGCTCCGAGTTACCACTTGTATCCGAAACAGACTGAAGCCGAGATAGTTGAAGCATCAAAGAAACAATACGGGTTGAATTAG
- a CDS encoding zinc ABC transporter substrate-binding protein codes for MSKTFLYLLLISGILLGCQPEQKPTDGRLNIVTTTGMLHDAVSNIVGDQIAVSSIMGPGVDPHLYKATQGDLSKLNQADLIIYNGLYLEGKMGEILVKLGRRKPVLAAGEKLADSELISTTEFGSSYDPHVWFDVSLWSKVIGIISEEIQRFDPENATLYQQNTKAYLTTLKALHDEVIKQINSIPKDQRVLITAHDAFGYFGRAYDIEVRGLQGLSTATDFGLRDIAEITDLIIERDIKAIFVETSVSDKAIKAVLSGAVEKGQEVVIGGYLFSDAMGEFGTEEGTYLGMVKKNVSVIVAGLK; via the coding sequence GTGAGTAAAACTTTTCTATACCTACTCCTCATTTCAGGAATTTTACTGGGATGTCAACCGGAACAAAAACCAACTGATGGCCGGCTCAATATTGTCACAACCACAGGAATGTTACACGACGCAGTGAGCAATATTGTAGGTGACCAGATAGCAGTCTCCTCCATCATGGGTCCTGGAGTTGACCCCCATTTGTACAAGGCCACACAAGGTGATCTCAGCAAACTGAACCAAGCTGATTTGATCATCTACAATGGTCTTTATCTGGAAGGAAAAATGGGAGAAATTCTGGTGAAACTCGGCAGGAGAAAACCCGTTTTGGCAGCGGGTGAAAAGCTAGCAGATTCGGAACTAATCTCTACTACAGAATTCGGAAGTTCTTACGATCCGCATGTCTGGTTTGACGTGAGCCTCTGGAGCAAAGTGATAGGAATAATCTCGGAAGAAATACAACGTTTTGATCCTGAAAACGCGACCCTTTATCAACAAAACACGAAGGCATATTTGACGACTTTAAAGGCACTTCACGATGAAGTAATTAAACAGATCAATTCCATCCCAAAAGACCAACGCGTACTCATCACTGCACACGATGCCTTCGGATATTTTGGGCGAGCTTACGACATTGAAGTTCGGGGATTGCAGGGTCTTTCCACTGCCACAGATTTTGGATTGCGAGACATTGCGGAGATCACAGATCTGATCATTGAAAGAGACATCAAAGCCATCTTCGTTGAGACGAGTGTTTCAGACAAAGCCATCAAAGCCGTGCTTAGTGGCGCCGTGGAAAAAGGACAAGAGGTAGTCATTGGCGGCTACTTATTTTCTGATGCAATGGGTGAATTTGGAACAGAAGAAGGAACCTATTTAGGGATGGTGAAAAAGAATGTAAGTGTGATCGTAGCAGGGCTAAAATAG
- a CDS encoding metal-dependent transcriptional regulator produces the protein MQQMLSFTEENYLKAIFHLAEEHEDAVSTNGLAESLNTKPATVSDMIKKLARKEFVDYKKYQGVNLTSSGRTAALKVIRKHRLWEVFLVDKLHFNWDEVHEIAEQLEHVNSPILVERLNEFLGNPKVDPHGDPIPDVNGDFQTGPKILLSEMDTNESGVIIGVSDGEPKLLQYLDKVKIRLGLKIMVLDKIEFDGSIQIQYGEASPLFLSATIAKHLTIRKL, from the coding sequence ATGCAACAAATGCTAAGTTTCACAGAAGAAAATTATTTAAAGGCTATTTTCCATCTTGCAGAAGAACATGAAGATGCTGTTTCCACCAATGGATTGGCAGAGAGTCTGAACACTAAGCCAGCAACCGTCAGCGACATGATCAAAAAGCTGGCTCGAAAGGAATTTGTTGACTACAAGAAATATCAGGGCGTCAACCTTACCTCTTCCGGCCGAACTGCGGCTCTGAAAGTGATCCGCAAGCACCGGCTATGGGAAGTGTTCCTTGTAGATAAATTGCACTTTAACTGGGATGAGGTTCACGAGATCGCTGAGCAATTGGAACATGTAAACTCTCCTATCCTGGTAGAAAGACTTAATGAATTTTTAGGCAATCCGAAGGTTGATCCTCATGGAGATCCGATTCCAGATGTCAATGGAGATTTCCAAACCGGCCCTAAGATCTTACTATCAGAAATGGACACCAATGAGTCAGGTGTTATTATAGGTGTAAGCGATGGTGAACCTAAGCTCCTTCAGTATCTGGACAAGGTGAAGATACGGCTTGGATTGAAAATAATGGTCTTAGATAAAATAGAATTCGATGGTAGTATCCAAATCCAATACGGAGAAGCGTCTCCCCTCTTCCTCTCTGCTACCATCGCCAAACATTTAACAATAAGAAAACTGTGA
- a CDS encoding DUF1572 family protein, translated as MENYLESIIKQFKYYQGLGKKAMDQVDEKSLFMEPGINSNSMAVIVKHLHGNMLSRWKDFLGSDGEKTWRNRDDEFEDTLTDRTAVYERWEEGWECLFNAIENLKADQLDHIIYIRNEGHTVMEAINRQLCHYSYHVGQLVLLGKIIKGSDWTSLSIPKGQSAAFNQQKFKEEKSRKHFTDS; from the coding sequence ATGGAAAACTATCTGGAAAGCATCATCAAGCAATTCAAGTATTATCAAGGCCTTGGAAAAAAGGCAATGGACCAGGTGGACGAAAAGTCACTGTTCATGGAACCGGGAATAAACTCCAACTCCATGGCTGTCATCGTGAAACACCTGCATGGCAACATGCTTTCTCGATGGAAGGACTTTTTGGGAAGTGATGGGGAGAAAACGTGGCGCAACCGTGATGATGAATTTGAAGACACGCTGACAGACCGAACAGCAGTTTATGAACGATGGGAAGAAGGCTGGGAATGTCTTTTTAATGCCATCGAGAATTTGAAAGCCGATCAATTAGATCACATCATTTATATCAGAAATGAGGGTCATACGGTGATGGAAGCCATCAATCGGCAGTTATGTCACTACAGTTATCATGTGGGCCAGTTAGTTTTGTTAGGGAAGATCATTAAGGGCAGTGACTGGACCAGTTTATCTATTCCTAAAGGCCAGTCAGCAGCATTCAACCAGCAAAAATTTAAGGAGGAGAAATCTCGCAAACACTTCACGGATTCTTAA